From the genome of Halomonas sp. I5-271120, one region includes:
- a CDS encoding enoyl-CoA hydratase-related protein, giving the protein MTNTTSQGTTSPETNPSGTTSFSHLAIDERGVAWLTLDRPEVLNAFDDHLISELNDHLDRVAIAAERSEVRTLVLRSEGKHFSAGADLSWMKRMVDYSLEDNLKDSRELSRLMHGLDTLPCPTLCRVQGAAFGGAVGLAACCDLVIASEKARFCLSEVKIGLAPAVISPYVQRAIGARQMRRYALTAEVMQADTAQRLGLVHRVAEPDDLDDAVSAMLDTLLAASPQAQRATKALLATVGRDSDSEATRERCCRVIGQLRVSDEGQEGLAAFFDKRAPRWDHHPKDSTS; this is encoded by the coding sequence ATGACTAATACCACTTCGCAAGGGACAACTTCGCCAGAGACCAATCCGTCAGGGACAACGTCCTTTTCCCATCTCGCCATCGATGAGCGCGGTGTGGCCTGGCTGACGCTGGATCGCCCCGAGGTACTCAATGCCTTCGACGATCACCTGATCAGCGAGCTCAATGACCATCTCGACAGGGTCGCGATCGCCGCCGAACGCAGCGAGGTCCGCACCCTGGTGCTGCGCTCCGAGGGCAAGCACTTCTCGGCCGGCGCCGATCTTAGCTGGATGAAGCGCATGGTCGACTATTCACTCGAGGACAACCTCAAGGACTCCCGCGAGCTCTCACGCCTGATGCATGGCCTCGACACCCTGCCCTGCCCCACGCTCTGTCGCGTGCAGGGCGCAGCCTTCGGCGGTGCCGTGGGTCTCGCCGCCTGCTGCGATCTGGTGATCGCCTCCGAGAAGGCCAGGTTCTGCCTCTCCGAGGTCAAGATCGGCCTCGCGCCCGCGGTGATAAGCCCCTATGTGCAGCGCGCCATCGGCGCGCGCCAGATGCGCCGCTACGCACTGACCGCCGAAGTCATGCAGGCCGATACGGCACAGCGGCTGGGCCTCGTCCACCGGGTCGCCGAGCCGGATGACCTGGACGATGCCGTGTCGGCGATGCTCGACACCCTGCTCGCCGCCTCGCCCCAGGCTCAGCGTGCCACCAAGGCCCTGCTAGCCACCGTCGGCCGCGACTCCGACAGTGAGGCCACCCGCGAGCGCTGCTGCCGCGTGATCGGCCAGCTGCGGGTCAGCGATGAAGGCCAGGAAGGCCTCGCCGCCTTCTTCGACAAGCGCGCGCCGCGCTGGGACCACCACCCCAAGGATTCGACGTCATGA
- a CDS encoding TRAFs-binding domain-containing protein has protein sequence MTKRKKLCFVIMGFGKKTDLSTGKTLDLDKTYKNIIRPAVEKSGLTCVRADEIQDSGLIDKSMYALLMHADLVVADISTYNPNAIYELGVRHAVRPFSTIIIKEQEGTIPFDINHNRIFHYSHLGDDIGVDEAERCKESLVDMIGSLLKNSTVDSPLYDYIQDIEPPKLTKKEYQRIIGDLSDREDSIFAISERATHCMEDSNFSEAAKLWQKAEDLVPNESYFTQQHALARYKSKVPTEISALTDALQIIEKLDPDNETNDPETLGLTGAIYKRLWQATSDRECLRRAMDYYSKGFQIRRDYYNGENYAICLNIAASIEEDPEEKVFYKIAAKKARYEIIDTLAYLLDEGESTQSVNKWPYATLASCYFGLGDEENGNVFEKIFLSLTSVEWESETYFESKKKLSELLKV, from the coding sequence GTGACTAAAAGGAAAAAGTTATGTTTTGTAATAATGGGCTTCGGAAAAAAGACAGATTTATCCACGGGAAAAACATTAGATCTAGACAAAACATATAAAAATATCATTAGGCCTGCGGTAGAAAAATCTGGCTTAACATGCGTAAGGGCTGATGAAATACAAGACTCTGGTCTAATTGATAAAAGCATGTATGCACTATTAATGCACGCTGATTTAGTTGTTGCGGATATATCTACATATAACCCAAATGCAATATATGAGTTAGGTGTTCGCCATGCGGTTAGACCTTTTTCGACAATAATCATAAAAGAGCAAGAAGGAACGATACCGTTTGATATTAATCATAATCGTATTTTTCACTATTCACACTTGGGTGATGATATCGGAGTTGATGAGGCAGAGCGTTGCAAAGAATCACTAGTAGATATGATTGGCTCTCTATTAAAAAATAGTACTGTTGATAGCCCTCTTTATGATTATATACAAGATATCGAACCCCCTAAGTTAACAAAAAAAGAATACCAAAGAATTATCGGGGATCTTTCCGATAGAGAAGATAGTATATTTGCAATATCCGAACGCGCCACACATTGCATGGAAGATTCTAACTTTTCTGAAGCAGCTAAGTTGTGGCAGAAAGCAGAAGATTTAGTTCCTAATGAATCATACTTTACCCAGCAGCATGCGCTTGCAAGGTATAAGTCTAAAGTTCCTACTGAAATATCTGCTCTAACTGATGCTCTTCAAATAATTGAGAAGCTAGATCCAGATAATGAGACAAATGATCCTGAAACACTTGGGCTTACAGGTGCCATTTATAAGCGTTTATGGCAAGCAACAAGCGATAGGGAGTGTTTAAGACGAGCTATGGATTATTATTCAAAAGGATTCCAAATTCGTAGAGATTACTACAATGGTGAAAATTACGCGATTTGTTTGAATATTGCTGCAAGTATAGAAGAAGATCCCGAGGAAAAGGTTTTCTATAAAATTGCAGCAAAAAAAGCTAGGTATGAAATAATAGATACATTGGCATACTTGCTTGATGAAGGTGAAAGCACTCAATCTGTAAATAAATGGCCATATGCAACCCTAGCCAGTTGCTATTTTGGCCTAGGTGACGAAGAAAACGGTAATGTGTTCGAAAAAATATTTCTATCCCTGACATCAGTAGAGTGGGAGTCAGAAACATATTTCGAAAGCAAGAAAAAACTCAGTGAGCTACTAAAGGTTTAA
- a CDS encoding phage integrase N-terminal SAM-like domain-containing protein, which translates to MDRVKATMRVKRYSPRTEKTYCYWIRYFIRFHGVRHPASMGAPEVKAFLEHLAVERYVAAATQS; encoded by the coding sequence ATGGATCGTGTGAAGGCCACCATGCGGGTAAAACGCTACAGCCCGCGTACCGAGAAGACCTACTGCTACTGGATACGCTACTTCATTCGTTTCCATGGCGTGCGTCACCCCGCCAGCATGGGTGCCCCTGAAGTGAAGGCTTTCCTGGAACACCTCGCGGTAGAACGCTATGTGGCGGCGGCCACGCAGAGCTAA
- a CDS encoding TIR domain-containing protein, protein MSLPRAFVGFSSTDIHYWRLMQAWKANKKIDFNFASCQLHAEVNSENEAYIKRKCRERINLAGKYVMLIGEDTKRRHKYVRWEAQVAIEKGCTIIGVNLDGSRSMVRDTCPPIIRDIGAIFVPFSPAIVAYAIQNYQMHNDNDNYHYKEHVYKNLGY, encoded by the coding sequence ATGTCATTACCAAGAGCTTTTGTGGGGTTTAGTAGCACAGATATTCATTACTGGCGACTAATGCAGGCATGGAAAGCCAACAAAAAAATTGATTTTAACTTTGCCAGCTGTCAGCTCCATGCCGAAGTAAATTCTGAGAATGAGGCCTACATAAAGCGGAAATGTCGTGAACGAATTAATTTGGCAGGAAAATACGTGATGCTAATCGGAGAAGATACCAAAAGAAGGCACAAATATGTACGCTGGGAAGCGCAGGTTGCCATAGAAAAGGGATGCACAATCATTGGGGTAAATCTTGATGGTTCAAGATCGATGGTAAGGGATACATGTCCTCCTATTATCAGGGATATAGGAGCTATTTTTGTTCCTTTCTCTCCTGCTATCGTTGCTTATGCCATTCAGAACTATCAAATGCATAATGACAACGATAACTACCACTACAAAGAACACGTTTACAAGAACTTGGGGTATTGA
- a CDS encoding DUF4231 domain-containing protein has product MTIEEEDFPALYNSADSASLKAQSAYFNALKCYLMLLVIAASVSFFYPADVYAAIASASLFLITLGILVWIKVQKPEDTWYNGRAVAESVKTRTWRWVMKAKPYEADGPNQQEQKEFLNDLKSILNQNRSLSHVLEWSPNLGEAVSEKMINVRSLPWEQRLEVYISDRIDNQSHWYSMKSQLNKRLARQWFIVSIVLHSLAILMLLYRIKEPSTSLPVEVVATAASAVLTWVQAKKHNELNSSYALAAHEIVLIKGESVSVTEERHLSEFVINSESAFSREHTQWVARKSV; this is encoded by the coding sequence GTGACTATAGAGGAAGAGGATTTTCCTGCACTATACAACTCCGCAGACAGTGCTTCTCTAAAAGCGCAGAGCGCGTATTTTAACGCTCTAAAGTGCTACCTCATGCTTTTGGTAATCGCTGCTTCCGTGTCATTCTTTTATCCGGCAGACGTATATGCTGCTATAGCGTCTGCCTCATTGTTCCTGATCACTTTAGGAATTCTTGTCTGGATAAAAGTTCAGAAGCCAGAAGATACATGGTACAACGGACGAGCGGTAGCTGAGTCTGTTAAGACGCGCACGTGGCGTTGGGTTATGAAGGCAAAGCCGTATGAGGCTGATGGGCCCAATCAGCAAGAACAGAAAGAGTTTCTTAATGACTTAAAATCGATTCTAAACCAAAATCGATCATTATCTCATGTGCTTGAGTGGTCGCCAAATTTAGGAGAGGCAGTTTCAGAAAAAATGATTAATGTCCGTTCTTTGCCATGGGAGCAACGTTTAGAAGTCTATATCTCAGACAGAATTGATAATCAGTCACATTGGTACTCAATGAAGTCACAACTTAATAAACGCTTGGCAAGACAATGGTTTATTGTCTCAATAGTATTGCACTCCCTTGCAATACTAATGCTTCTTTATCGAATTAAAGAGCCGTCCACATCGTTGCCAGTCGAGGTTGTTGCCACAGCAGCGAGCGCAGTACTTACATGGGTTCAAGCCAAGAAACATAATGAACTCAACTCATCATATGCATTGGCAGCGCATGAGATTGTTTTGATAAAGGGAGAATCTGTTTCCGTAACGGAGGAGCGCCACCTCTCAGAGTTTGTGATAAATAGTGAGTCTGCTTTTTCCAGAGAACATACTCAGTGGGTGGCGCGGAAGAGCGTATAA
- a CDS encoding TIR domain-containing protein has product MAKEYKIFISHSWQYTDTLEALRSLINGRGYFSAAYEESTKDTPINSEDESYVKTRLAKKIVDSDVILALAGVYASHSSWMEWELDKALDLGIPIVGVIPRGQERISSVVSSRSIVDVRWNTESIITAIRAHAK; this is encoded by the coding sequence ATGGCAAAGGAATATAAAATATTTATAAGTCACTCTTGGCAATACACTGATACTTTGGAGGCGCTAAGAAGTTTGATAAATGGTAGAGGGTATTTCAGTGCGGCATACGAAGAATCCACGAAAGATACTCCGATTAATTCAGAAGATGAAAGTTATGTTAAGACGAGATTGGCAAAAAAAATCGTTGACTCGGATGTCATCTTGGCTCTTGCTGGAGTATATGCAAGCCATAGTTCTTGGATGGAATGGGAGCTGGACAAGGCGCTTGACTTAGGAATTCCGATTGTTGGCGTAATTCCACGTGGACAAGAGCGGATATCATCTGTTGTATCTTCACGCTCAATCGTTGATGTTCGTTGGAACACAGAGAGTATAATCACTGCTATCAGAGCTCACGCCAAGTAA
- a CDS encoding hydroxymethylglutaryl-CoA lyase, translating to MTFPQSVRLVEVGARDGLQNEPEPVSTDTKLELIDRLGAAGLRHIEAASFVSPKWVPQMADHREVMAGLKRREGIVYSALTPNLKGLDAALECGVDEVAVFGAASESFSQKNINCSVRESLERFAPVLDRAKAANVRVRGYVSCVLGCPYEGEIAPAKVAEVAKALFEMGCYEVSLGDTIGTGTPIKAKRMLEAVARDIPMDKLAAHFHDTYGQALANLYAVLEEGIGVIDSSVAGLGGCPYAKGASGNVASEDVIYLLNGLGIESGIDLDALAATGNWITQAIGRPNRSKVGVALAAK from the coding sequence ATGACATTCCCCCAATCCGTGCGCCTGGTCGAGGTCGGCGCCCGCGACGGCCTGCAGAACGAGCCCGAACCGGTCAGCACCGACACCAAGCTCGAGCTGATCGACCGGCTCGGCGCCGCCGGCCTTCGCCACATCGAGGCAGCCAGCTTCGTCTCGCCCAAGTGGGTGCCGCAGATGGCCGACCACCGCGAGGTGATGGCCGGCCTCAAACGCCGCGAGGGCATCGTCTATTCGGCGCTGACCCCCAACCTCAAGGGGCTGGACGCCGCGCTCGAATGCGGCGTGGACGAGGTCGCGGTGTTCGGCGCCGCCAGCGAGTCCTTCTCGCAGAAGAACATCAACTGCTCGGTGAGGGAATCGCTCGAGCGCTTCGCCCCGGTACTCGACCGCGCGAAAGCCGCTAATGTGCGCGTGCGCGGCTATGTATCCTGCGTGCTTGGTTGCCCCTACGAAGGCGAGATCGCCCCCGCCAAGGTGGCCGAGGTGGCAAAGGCGCTTTTTGAGATGGGCTGCTACGAGGTCTCGCTCGGCGACACCATCGGCACCGGCACCCCGATCAAAGCCAAGCGCATGCTCGAGGCCGTGGCGCGCGACATCCCCATGGACAAGCTCGCCGCCCACTTCCACGACACCTACGGCCAGGCACTGGCCAACCTCTACGCCGTACTCGAAGAAGGCATCGGCGTGATCGACAGCTCCGTGGCCGGCCTCGGCGGCTGCCCCTATGCCAAGGGCGCCTCCGGCAACGTGGCAAGCGAAGACGTGATCTACCTGCTCAACGGGCTCGGCATCGAGAGCGGCATCGACCTCGATGCACTTGCCGCTACCGGTAACTGGATCACCCAGGCCATCGGGCGGCCCAACCGCTCCAAGGTGGGCGTAGCACTCGCTGCAAAGTAA
- a CDS encoding acetyl/propionyl/methylcrotonyl-CoA carboxylase subunit alpha, with product MTSFTPPQSTPFSKVLIANRGEIACRVMRSARAMGIATVAVYSDADANARHVREADEAVRIGPAAARDSYLKVDAVLEAAKRTGAGAIHPGYGFLSENADFVTACAEAGIVFIGPPAAAISAMGDKSAAKARMAQAGVPLVPGYHGDHQGDELLRAEADQIGYPVLLKASAGGGGKGMRVVESGDGFQAALDGCRRESQAAFGDQRMLIEKYLTQPRHVEVQVFCDRHGNGVYLFERDCSVQRRHQKVLEEAPAPGMSEALRREMGEAAVRAAQEIGYVGAGTVEFLLDSSQEQDGRFYFMEMNTRLQVEHPVTEMITGQDLVAWQLKVAMGDALPCTQDELAIHGHSFEARLYAEDPAQDFLPATGHLEHFGLDLVGAGLDPLQVRLDSGVESGDEVSMHYDPMLAKLIVHGDDRIQALATLNRALAALDVRGVVTNRAFLQRLASHPAFQAAKLDTRFIEHHHDDLFEVSEPSAEDYASAAMVALDQLGREGASDSPWDRHDGFRLNADHRIRVALSDPKASDPTSSDAEPVVVDGSRPHDAAPWRLTTQGTTLSANLQRLDGDAVAVTLDGHRRRLLARLDGNAIVLADAQGETRLDWLRADAVDHGQHEAESTLTAPMHGTVVALLVEPGTPVEKGMPLMVMEAMKMEHTLSAPADGQVASFHFAAGDTVGQGEVLLEFAVDE from the coding sequence ATGACCTCCTTCACGCCCCCTCAGAGCACGCCCTTTTCCAAGGTCCTGATCGCCAACCGCGGCGAGATCGCCTGCCGGGTGATGCGCAGCGCCCGTGCCATGGGGATCGCCACCGTGGCCGTCTACTCCGACGCCGATGCCAATGCCCGCCACGTGCGCGAGGCCGACGAGGCCGTGCGCATCGGCCCGGCGGCGGCCCGTGACAGCTACCTGAAGGTCGACGCCGTGCTCGAGGCCGCCAAGCGCACCGGCGCTGGCGCCATTCATCCGGGCTACGGCTTTCTTTCCGAGAACGCCGACTTCGTCACCGCCTGCGCCGAGGCCGGCATCGTCTTCATCGGTCCGCCCGCCGCCGCCATCTCGGCGATGGGCGACAAGTCCGCCGCCAAGGCCCGCATGGCGCAGGCCGGCGTACCGCTGGTGCCCGGCTATCATGGCGATCATCAGGGCGATGAGCTGCTGCGCGCCGAGGCCGACCAGATCGGCTATCCGGTGCTGCTCAAGGCCAGCGCCGGCGGCGGCGGCAAGGGCATGCGGGTAGTCGAGTCCGGTGACGGCTTCCAGGCCGCCCTGGACGGCTGCCGCCGCGAATCCCAGGCCGCCTTCGGCGATCAGCGCATGCTGATCGAGAAGTACCTGACTCAGCCGCGCCACGTCGAGGTGCAGGTGTTCTGCGACCGTCACGGCAATGGCGTCTATCTCTTCGAGCGCGACTGCAGCGTGCAGCGGCGCCACCAGAAGGTGCTGGAAGAGGCCCCCGCCCCGGGCATGAGCGAGGCCCTGCGCCGCGAGATGGGTGAGGCCGCGGTGCGCGCCGCCCAGGAGATCGGCTATGTCGGCGCCGGTACCGTCGAATTTTTATTGGACTCTTCACAAGAGCAGGACGGCCGCTTCTACTTCATGGAGATGAACACCCGGCTGCAGGTCGAGCACCCGGTCACCGAGATGATCACCGGTCAGGATCTGGTCGCCTGGCAGCTCAAGGTGGCCATGGGCGACGCCCTGCCCTGCACTCAGGACGAACTCGCCATTCATGGCCACAGCTTCGAGGCGCGCCTGTATGCCGAGGACCCGGCGCAGGACTTCCTGCCCGCCACCGGTCACCTCGAGCACTTCGGGCTGGATCTGGTCGGCGCCGGCCTCGACCCTTTGCAGGTGCGGCTGGACAGCGGTGTGGAGAGCGGAGACGAAGTCTCGATGCACTACGACCCGATGCTCGCCAAGCTGATCGTGCATGGCGACGACCGCATCCAGGCGCTGGCCACCCTCAACCGGGCCCTGGCCGCGCTGGACGTGCGCGGCGTGGTCACCAATCGCGCCTTCCTGCAGCGGCTGGCGAGCCACCCGGCCTTCCAGGCCGCTAAGCTCGATACCCGCTTCATCGAACACCACCACGACGACCTGTTCGAGGTTAGCGAACCAAGCGCCGAGGACTACGCCAGCGCCGCCATGGTGGCGCTGGACCAGCTCGGCCGCGAGGGCGCGAGCGACTCCCCCTGGGACCGCCATGACGGCTTTCGCCTCAACGCCGATCATCGCATCCGTGTAGCCTTGAGCGACCCCAAAGCGAGCGACCCCACATCGAGCGACGCCGAGCCCGTCGTCGTCGACGGCAGCCGCCCTCATGACGCCGCCCCGTGGCGGCTCACCACTCAGGGCACGACGCTATCGGCCAACCTGCAGCGACTCGATGGTGATGCCGTGGCGGTGACGCTCGACGGCCACCGCCGTCGCCTGCTGGCAAGGCTCGATGGCAACGCCATCGTGCTGGCCGATGCCCAGGGCGAGACCCGCCTTGACTGGCTGCGCGCCGACGCCGTCGATCACGGCCAGCACGAAGCCGAATCGACCCTCACCGCCCCCATGCACGGCACCGTGGTCGCGCTATTGGTAGAACCCGGCACTCCGGTCGAGAAAGGCATGCCGCTGATGGTGATGGAGGCCATGAAGATGGAGCACACCCTGAGCGCCCCCGCGGATGGCCAGGTCGCGAGCTTCCACTTCGCGGCCGGCGACACCGTGGGCCAGGGCGAGGTGCTGCTCGAATTTGCCGTCGATGAGTGA
- a CDS encoding toll/interleukin-1 receptor domain-containing protein encodes MKKDIFICHASEDKVSVARPLASCLEQRGLSYWVDEAEISAGESITERVNDGLKVSDFAVVILSRAFMAKHWPKRELWAVLNLEAKSGKVIIIPILVGTQAEVDGVVEEFPLLNDKLFQLWNGDANRVANAIQTTVLKSQGISHEPQVEMHTCGHCATPFQHGVHVCLGCQGTIKYGLTPQERLRIRQATAATIGILSLITMLHLPSYSESWFGLKIPMMWGIGFWSVPVAAVIAFGGAFYAEARIAANKAHLVRTFRLT; translated from the coding sequence ATGAAAAAAGACATATTTATATGTCACGCTAGTGAAGATAAAGTCTCTGTTGCTAGACCCTTGGCTAGCTGTCTGGAACAGCGAGGTCTTTCTTACTGGGTCGACGAGGCTGAGATATCCGCTGGAGAAAGCATTACTGAAAGGGTCAATGATGGGCTTAAAGTCTCAGATTTTGCCGTAGTTATTTTAAGTCGTGCTTTCATGGCCAAGCATTGGCCAAAAAGAGAGCTATGGGCGGTGCTTAATCTAGAAGCTAAGTCCGGAAAGGTAATCATTATTCCCATTTTGGTTGGAACTCAGGCTGAGGTTGATGGAGTAGTAGAAGAATTCCCACTTCTAAATGATAAGTTGTTTCAACTTTGGAACGGTGACGCAAACCGTGTTGCCAACGCTATCCAAACTACAGTCCTAAAATCTCAAGGTATTTCACATGAACCGCAGGTTGAAATGCATACCTGCGGACATTGTGCAACTCCGTTTCAGCATGGAGTGCATGTATGCCTTGGATGCCAGGGAACAATCAAATATGGCCTTACTCCACAGGAAAGGCTTCGTATCAGACAAGCGACAGCAGCGACGATTGGCATTCTATCGTTAATCACAATGCTCCACCTTCCGTCATACTCTGAGTCATGGTTTGGTCTTAAAATACCTATGATGTGGGGTATAGGGTTTTGGTCTGTTCCTGTCGCAGCAGTAATTGCATTTGGAGGAGCTTTCTATGCTGAAGCGCGTATTGCGGCCAATAAAGCACATTTGGTCAGAACATTCAGATTAACTTAA